In one Halosimplex halophilum genomic region, the following are encoded:
- a CDS encoding tubulin/FtsZ family protein: protein MNLAVIGFGNAGGKVVDKLLAFESDTGRSLCRFALAVNSAEIDLAKLDYVPRDNRILIGQTDQRVKGRGAGADPEVGATIARQDHHEIERAMDGVPIHDIDGFLVVAGLGGGTGSGGAPVLAETLSDRYAEPVYGLGVLPSADEGGRPAFNAARSLTSFTEATENLVLFDNDAWRQHGDSVETGYERTNEEIARRVVTLLAAGELDGSRISEAAMDSSDVKRTLATGGVSSIAFASTEVESVPRGEGGLISRFTNGHDENRDESDLTMKVHGLVRKAVKSRLTIPADIDSAERSLIVVSGPPSEFSQKGMRRAREWLESETDSVEVLAGDDPREDADTLSVAVLLSNVTRVDRIDALQEQAVDAKSNIQQQADTREDEIDDLVTDDAGELDPI from the coding sequence ATGAACCTCGCCGTCATCGGCTTCGGCAACGCCGGGGGGAAGGTCGTGGACAAACTGCTCGCCTTCGAGTCGGACACGGGCCGGTCGCTGTGCCGGTTCGCCCTCGCGGTCAACTCCGCGGAGATCGACCTCGCCAAGCTCGACTACGTCCCGCGGGACAACCGCATCCTCATCGGCCAGACCGACCAGCGCGTCAAGGGCCGCGGCGCGGGCGCCGACCCGGAGGTCGGCGCGACCATCGCGCGCCAGGACCACCACGAGATCGAGCGCGCCATGGACGGCGTGCCGATCCACGACATCGACGGCTTCCTCGTCGTCGCGGGCCTCGGCGGCGGCACCGGCTCCGGCGGCGCGCCCGTCCTCGCCGAGACCCTGAGCGACCGCTACGCCGAGCCGGTCTACGGCCTGGGCGTGCTCCCCAGCGCCGACGAGGGCGGCCGGCCCGCGTTCAACGCCGCCCGCTCGCTGACGAGCTTCACGGAGGCCACCGAGAACCTCGTCCTGTTCGACAACGACGCCTGGCGCCAGCACGGCGACTCCGTCGAGACGGGCTACGAGCGCACCAACGAGGAGATCGCCCGCCGCGTCGTCACCCTGCTCGCCGCGGGGGAGCTCGACGGCTCGCGCATCTCCGAGGCCGCCATGGACTCCTCGGACGTGAAACGCACCCTCGCGACCGGCGGCGTCAGCTCCATCGCCTTCGCATCGACGGAGGTCGAGTCGGTCCCGCGCGGGGAAGGGGGGCTCATCAGCCGGTTCACCAACGGCCACGACGAGAACCGCGACGAGAGCGACCTCACGATGAAGGTCCACGGGCTCGTCCGCAAGGCCGTCAAGTCCCGGCTGACGATCCCCGCCGACATCGACTCCGCCGAGCGCTCGCTGATCGTCGTCTCCGGCCCGCCCTCGGAGTTCTCCCAGAAGGGCATGCGTCGCGCCCGCGAGTGGCTCGAGAGCGAGACCGACAGCGTCGAGGTGCTGGCCGGCGACGACCCCCGCGAGGACGCCGACACGCTCTCGGTCGCGGTGTTGCTCTCGAACGTCACGCGGGTCGACCGCATCGACGCCCTCCAGGAGCAGGCCGTCGACGCCAAGTCCAACATCCAGCAGCAGGCCGACACCCGCGAGGACGAGATCGACGACCTCGTCACCGACGACGCCGGCGAACTCGACCCGATCTGA
- a CDS encoding AEC family transporter, whose product MSLLSIFGSAILPVVGMAALGYVLGRAKDVDVDPLNTTVVYVLAPALVFHSVATTDLSGATLAGIAAGVTAFTVVMTVLAEGVGRLVGVREPILSALVLVSVFSNSGNYGIPLSAFAFGPTGRSTAVIFLTTQSVLVYTVGVYIAARSGSDDWTEGLRRVFTVPLVYAVAAALAGRELGVLPAEGSTLMETVGMLGNASIPLMLIILGIELARTDYGATLRTVGTATVLKMAVAPVVAVGVLAAGAAAGAGLENRTVARVFVLEASTPSAVTPLILLIEFGDSTPVDGVTVSEFASTVVLVTTLVSLPALTLLISLLQSGVL is encoded by the coding sequence GTGTCGCTGCTCTCGATCTTCGGGTCTGCGATCCTCCCGGTCGTCGGGATGGCCGCGCTGGGGTACGTCCTCGGCCGGGCGAAAGACGTCGACGTCGACCCGCTGAACACGACGGTCGTCTACGTCCTCGCGCCGGCGCTGGTCTTCCACAGCGTCGCGACGACCGACCTGAGCGGCGCGACGCTGGCCGGGATCGCCGCCGGCGTGACCGCGTTCACCGTCGTGATGACGGTCCTCGCGGAGGGAGTCGGGCGCCTCGTCGGCGTGCGCGAACCGATACTCTCCGCGCTGGTGCTGGTGAGCGTCTTCTCGAACTCCGGCAACTACGGGATCCCCCTCTCGGCGTTCGCGTTCGGGCCGACCGGTCGGTCGACGGCGGTGATCTTCCTGACGACCCAGAGCGTGCTCGTCTACACCGTCGGCGTGTACATCGCCGCCCGCTCGGGCAGCGACGACTGGACCGAGGGGCTGCGGCGGGTGTTCACGGTGCCGCTGGTCTACGCCGTCGCGGCCGCGCTGGCCGGGCGCGAACTGGGCGTTCTCCCCGCCGAGGGGTCGACGCTCATGGAGACGGTCGGCATGCTCGGCAACGCCTCGATCCCGCTGATGCTCATCATCCTCGGGATCGAACTCGCCCGGACGGACTACGGCGCGACGCTGCGGACCGTCGGGACGGCGACTGTCCTGAAGATGGCCGTCGCGCCGGTCGTCGCCGTGGGCGTCCTCGCGGCGGGCGCCGCCGCCGGCGCCGGACTGGAGAACCGGACCGTCGCGCGGGTGTTCGTCCTCGAAGCCTCGACGCCGTCGGCGGTGACGCCGCTGATCCTCCTCATCGAGTTCGGCGACTCGACCCCCGTCGACGGCGTCACCGTCTCCGAGTTCGCCAGCACCGTCGTCCTCGTCACGACGCTCGTCAGCCTCCCCGCACTGACGCTACTCATCTCGCTGTTGCAGTCCGGCGTGCTGTGA
- a CDS encoding segregation/condensation protein A: MTDERDDGDGDEGDIPLNIAGHEDRDPPGEGGANPFGGSGDGDDSGDTNEGSADELVTGDPSVDGQPDPTVDEEADAAASTAGGDGEDEEVEPVEVLVSLAEEGEIDPWDIDIVAVTDKFLDRLDEGDLRTSGRALFYASVLLRMKSDAMLDDGDEEEEAEPWEEPWEQGGETPDDGFEGPDPFAALESEMDRRLERRRARGMPQTLDELVRDLREAERDNWWKESREYDTSDSPGGFDRGTQELDYRTGDDLRMDEEPSAADVTDTAHEEHVDEIIDDVHDALREQYDKGRDEVLYREISETGGSRVLTFLGLLFLAHRGHVRLTQDEMFGDLWVQDPNAPTGSEEAVAD; encoded by the coding sequence ATGACTGACGAACGGGACGACGGCGACGGGGACGAGGGCGACATCCCCCTGAACATCGCCGGTCACGAGGACCGCGACCCGCCCGGCGAGGGCGGAGCGAACCCGTTCGGCGGGAGCGGCGACGGCGACGATTCGGGTGACACGAACGAGGGGTCCGCGGACGAACTCGTCACCGGCGACCCGTCGGTGGACGGGCAGCCGGACCCGACGGTGGACGAAGAAGCGGACGCGGCCGCCTCGACTGCCGGGGGCGACGGCGAGGACGAGGAGGTCGAGCCGGTCGAGGTGCTCGTCAGCCTCGCCGAGGAGGGGGAGATCGACCCGTGGGACATCGACATCGTCGCGGTGACGGACAAGTTCCTCGACCGCCTCGACGAGGGCGACCTGCGGACCTCGGGGCGGGCGCTGTTCTACGCGAGCGTCCTCCTGCGGATGAAGAGCGACGCGATGCTGGACGACGGCGACGAGGAGGAGGAGGCGGAGCCGTGGGAGGAGCCCTGGGAGCAGGGCGGCGAGACCCCCGACGACGGCTTCGAGGGGCCGGATCCGTTCGCCGCGCTGGAGTCGGAGATGGACCGCCGGCTGGAGCGCCGTCGCGCCCGCGGGATGCCCCAGACCCTGGACGAGCTCGTCCGGGACCTGCGGGAGGCCGAGCGGGACAACTGGTGGAAGGAATCGCGGGAGTACGACACCAGCGACTCGCCGGGCGGGTTCGACCGGGGGACCCAGGAGCTGGACTACCGCACCGGCGACGACCTCCGGATGGACGAGGAGCCCAGCGCCGCCGACGTGACCGACACCGCCCACGAGGAACACGTCGACGAGATCATCGACGACGTGCACGACGCGCTGCGCGAGCAGTACGACAAGGGCCGCGACGAGGTGCTCTACCGCGAGATCTCCGAGACCGGCGGCTCGCGCGTGCTCACGTTCCTCGGGCTGCTCTTCCTGGCCCACCGCGGGCACGTCCGGCTCACCCAGGACGAGATGTTCGGCGACCTGTGGGTGCAGGACCCCAACGCCCCCACGGGCTCGGAAGAAGCGGTCGCGGACTGA
- the smc gene encoding chromosome segregation protein SMC, producing MHIKELVLDNFKSFGRKTRIPFYEDFTTVSGPNGSGKSNIIDAVLFALGLARTSGIRAEKLTDLIYNPGHADDDVDTSGEREASVEVILDNEDGTLSRSQVVTAAGTENVGDVDEISIRRRVKETDDNYYSYYYINGRSVNLSDIQDLLAQAGVTPEGYNVVMQGDVTEIINMTAGARREIIDEIAGVAEFDQKKESAFEELEVVEERIEEAELRIEEKETRLDQLSDERETALEYQDLRDEKGEYESYRKAAELEDKREELAAAADAVDQLEAELEDLQMELDERQGRVLRLEDELDELNAEIERKGEDEQLAIKREMEEVKGDISRLEDKIESAEETIEDAENERRQAFVEIDRKQETIDDLESDIRETKVSKSSLKADVQEKESELEEVQARIDEVGEEFEEVKDELEGKRETLETLKSEKNDLQREQDRLLDEARRRSNEQRETESEIEELEERIPEIEAEIDDLEGELEKARKNQETIAEVVADLKDERRELQDELDDIEDELTAKQQEYAELEAKAGQDGDSSYGRAVTTILNADIDGVHGTVGQLGGVDPEYAVACETAAGGRLAHVVVDDDGIGQQCIDYLKSRGAGRATFLPITQMQNRSLPSLPSHDGVVDFAANLVDFDSEYAGVFSYVLGDTLVVEDMDTARDLMGDFRMVTLEGDLVEKSGAMTGGSSKGTRYSFSGGQGQLERIAATINDLEDERQSVREELRDVEDRLDDARDKESDAAEQVRDIETDIERRETEREEVEEKISDLEDRLEEIESERDEVSADMDAIEADIEDKTAEIEELEAEIEELEAEVEDSELPDLTSRADEIRAEIDELEDQIDDLDGELNELQLEKEYAEDAIDDLQEKIEAAQNRKAEKQEQIEEFESDIAEKEEVLAEKEEAVAELESELADLKDDREELKEDLKEARAERDEKKEEVGAVESDLEERRDEAERLEWEVDELESAVGDYDPEEIPDHDEVESEIARLESEMEALEPVNMLAIEEYDRVEDDLDDLTDKKATLVEEAEGIRDRIDRYEQNKKETFMEAFDAIDEHFRDIFERLSNGTGHLHLENEEDPFDGGLTMKAQPADKPIQRLAAMSGGEKSLTALAFIFAIQRHNPAPFYALDEVDAFLDAKNADLVGEMVDELAGEAQFVVVSHRSAMLERSERAIGVTMQGDNVSAVTGIDLSSEGVPADD from the coding sequence ATGCACATCAAAGAGCTCGTACTCGACAACTTCAAGAGTTTCGGCCGGAAGACTCGCATTCCCTTCTACGAGGATTTCACCACCGTCAGCGGCCCGAACGGCTCCGGTAAGTCCAATATAATCGACGCCGTCCTCTTCGCGCTGGGCCTGGCGCGGACCTCCGGCATCCGCGCCGAGAAGCTGACCGACCTGATCTACAACCCCGGCCACGCCGACGACGACGTGGACACGTCCGGCGAACGGGAGGCCAGCGTCGAGGTCATCCTCGACAACGAGGACGGCACCCTCTCCCGGTCGCAGGTCGTCACCGCCGCCGGCACCGAGAACGTCGGCGACGTGGACGAGATCTCCATCCGCCGGCGCGTCAAGGAGACCGACGACAACTACTACTCCTACTACTACATCAACGGCCGCTCGGTCAACCTCTCGGACATCCAGGATCTTCTCGCCCAGGCCGGCGTCACGCCCGAGGGGTACAACGTCGTCATGCAGGGCGACGTGACCGAGATCATCAACATGACCGCCGGCGCGCGTCGCGAGATCATCGACGAGATCGCCGGTGTCGCCGAGTTCGACCAGAAGAAGGAGTCGGCCTTCGAGGAACTGGAGGTCGTCGAGGAGCGCATCGAGGAGGCCGAACTCCGCATCGAGGAGAAGGAGACGCGCCTCGACCAGCTCTCCGACGAACGGGAGACCGCCCTGGAGTACCAGGACCTGCGCGACGAGAAAGGGGAGTACGAGAGCTACCGGAAGGCCGCCGAGCTGGAGGACAAGCGCGAGGAACTCGCCGCGGCGGCCGACGCCGTCGACCAGCTGGAGGCCGAGCTCGAGGACCTCCAGATGGAACTCGACGAGCGCCAGGGACGCGTGCTCAGGCTGGAAGACGAGCTCGACGAACTGAACGCCGAGATCGAGCGCAAGGGCGAGGACGAACAGCTCGCCATCAAACGGGAGATGGAGGAGGTAAAGGGTGACATCTCCCGGCTCGAAGACAAGATCGAGTCCGCCGAGGAGACCATCGAGGACGCCGAGAACGAGCGCCGCCAGGCGTTCGTCGAGATCGACCGCAAGCAGGAGACCATCGACGACCTGGAGTCCGACATCCGCGAGACCAAAGTATCGAAGTCCTCGCTGAAGGCCGACGTGCAGGAGAAGGAGAGCGAACTCGAGGAGGTCCAGGCGCGCATCGACGAGGTCGGCGAGGAGTTCGAGGAGGTCAAGGACGAACTGGAGGGGAAACGGGAGACGCTGGAGACGCTCAAATCCGAGAAGAACGACCTCCAGCGCGAGCAGGACCGCCTGCTCGACGAGGCGCGTCGGCGGTCGAACGAGCAGCGGGAGACCGAGTCGGAGATCGAGGAACTGGAGGAGCGGATCCCCGAGATCGAGGCCGAGATCGACGACCTGGAGGGCGAACTGGAGAAGGCCCGGAAGAACCAGGAGACCATCGCCGAGGTGGTCGCCGACCTCAAGGACGAACGGCGCGAGTTACAGGACGAACTCGACGATATCGAGGACGAGCTGACGGCCAAACAGCAGGAGTACGCCGAGTTAGAGGCCAAGGCCGGCCAGGACGGCGACTCCTCGTACGGGCGCGCGGTGACGACCATCCTGAACGCCGACATCGACGGCGTCCACGGCACGGTCGGGCAACTCGGCGGCGTCGACCCCGAGTACGCGGTGGCCTGCGAGACGGCAGCCGGCGGCCGGCTGGCCCACGTCGTCGTCGACGACGACGGCATCGGCCAGCAGTGTATCGACTATCTCAAGTCGCGGGGCGCGGGACGTGCGACGTTCCTGCCGATCACGCAGATGCAGAACCGCTCGCTGCCGAGCCTGCCGAGCCACGACGGCGTCGTCGACTTCGCGGCCAACCTCGTCGACTTCGACAGCGAGTACGCCGGCGTCTTCTCGTACGTCCTCGGCGATACCCTCGTCGTCGAGGACATGGACACCGCCCGGGACCTGATGGGCGACTTCCGGATGGTCACCCTGGAGGGCGACCTCGTCGAGAAGTCCGGCGCCATGACCGGCGGCTCCTCGAAGGGCACCCGGTACTCCTTCTCCGGCGGCCAGGGCCAGCTGGAGCGGATCGCCGCGACGATCAACGACCTGGAGGACGAGCGCCAGTCCGTCCGCGAGGAGTTACGGGACGTGGAGGACCGCCTCGACGACGCACGCGACAAGGAATCGGACGCGGCCGAGCAGGTCCGCGACATCGAGACCGACATCGAGCGCCGCGAGACCGAGCGCGAGGAGGTCGAGGAGAAGATATCGGACCTCGAAGACCGGCTCGAAGAGATCGAGAGCGAGCGCGACGAGGTCTCCGCGGACATGGACGCCATCGAGGCCGACATCGAGGACAAGACCGCGGAGATCGAGGAGCTGGAGGCCGAGATCGAGGAACTCGAGGCCGAGGTCGAGGACTCGGAGCTGCCCGACCTGACCAGTCGCGCCGACGAGATCCGCGCCGAGATCGACGAGCTGGAGGACCAGATCGACGACCTGGACGGCGAGCTGAACGAGCTACAGCTGGAGAAGGAGTACGCCGAGGACGCCATCGACGACCTCCAGGAGAAGATCGAGGCAGCCCAGAACCGCAAGGCCGAGAAGCAGGAGCAGATCGAGGAGTTCGAGAGCGATATCGCCGAGAAGGAGGAAGTCCTCGCGGAGAAGGAGGAGGCCGTCGCCGAGCTGGAGTCCGAGCTGGCCGACCTCAAGGACGACCGCGAGGAGCTGAAAGAGGACCTCAAGGAAGCGCGCGCCGAGCGCGACGAGAAGAAAGAGGAGGTCGGCGCGGTCGAGAGCGACCTCGAGGAGCGCCGGGACGAGGCCGAGCGCCTGGAGTGGGAGGTCGACGAGCTCGAGTCGGCGGTCGGCGACTACGACCCCGAGGAGATCCCCGACCACGACGAGGTCGAGTCGGAGATCGCCCGGCTGGAGTCCGAGATGGAGGCCCTGGAGCCGGTGAACATGCTCGCCATCGAGGAGTACGACCGCGTCGAGGACGACCTCGACGACCTGACGGACAAGAAGGCGACGCTGGTCGAGGAGGCCGAGGGCATCCGCGACCGGATCGACCGCTACGAGCAGAACAAGAAGGAGACGTTCATGGAGGCGTTCGACGCCATCGACGAGCACTTCCGGGACATCTTCGAGCGGCTCTCGAACGGGACCGGGCACCTCCACCTGGAGAACGAGGAGGACCCCTTCGACGGCGGGCTGACGATGAAGGCCCAGCCCGCGGACAAGCCGATCCAGCGGCTGGCGGCGATGTCCGGCGGGGAGAAGTCCCTGACCGCGCTGGCCTTCATCTTCGCGATCCAGCGGCACAACCCCGCGCCGTTCTACGCGCTCGACGAGGTCGACGCCTTCCTCGACGCGAAGAACGCCGACCTCGTCGGCGAGATGGTCGACGAACTCGCCGGCGAGGCGCAGTTCGTCGTCGTCTCCCACCGCTCGGCGATGCTCGAACGCTCCGAGCGGGCCATCGGCGTGACGATGCAGGGCGACAACGTGAGCGCGGTGACGGGCATCGACCTCAGTTCCGAGGGGGTGCCCGCGGATGACTGA
- a CDS encoding DUF7518 family protein, which yields MCGNRVEELESRVKELEASVEGLTDELVECKVRLRELENAVDEDLGFTPEESGDPSESPDEAAADRTKTEATDEEDSTESGPGDIIIA from the coding sequence ATGTGCGGTAACCGAGTCGAGGAGCTCGAATCACGCGTCAAGGAACTCGAGGCGTCCGTCGAGGGGCTGACGGACGAGCTCGTCGAGTGCAAGGTCCGGCTGCGCGAGCTGGAGAACGCGGTCGACGAGGACCTCGGGTTCACCCCCGAGGAGTCCGGCGACCCGTCGGAATCTCCAGACGAAGCCGCGGCCGACAGGACTAAAACCGAGGCTACCGACGAAGAGGATAGCACGGAGAGCGGCCCCGGCGACATCATCATCGCCTAG
- the gatB gene encoding Asp-tRNA(Asn)/Glu-tRNA(Gln) amidotransferase subunit GatB, with translation MTAQAVESEDLATVIGLEVHVQLETDTKIFCGCSTDVGDDEPNTHTCPVCLGLPGALPVVNEGAVEAAVKVGKAIDATIPEETTFHRKNYYYPDLPKNFQITQYDAPICADGELEFSVEGERRSVAIRRAHLEEDPGSLQHKGGSIDTADYTLVDYNRAGTPLMEIVTEPDFRSPDEVRAFLAKLTEVLEYLGIFDATRDGSLRVDANLSIVEGAEVGDDGAIDEETLESANRTEVKNISSHKGAEKALAYEETRQRNAIQRGRAVEQETRHWDESKGVTLSMRSKEEEKDYRYFREADLPPLKVSDWKEKLAIPELPDARRERFRAEYGLNEEAADKLTSTKEVADFFEDVAEQFDPDLAATWVADELLGELNYRDMAITDVSDRFDEIERLVELVAEDEITTKNARETVLRGMLDDGDSPDEIVEREDLGKTSGDEVQQAVEAAIEENPDAVADYRDGDDGAINFLVGQVMGKTGGSADPGDVNRALREELDG, from the coding sequence ATGACCGCACAAGCCGTCGAGTCCGAGGATCTGGCGACCGTCATCGGGCTGGAGGTCCACGTCCAGCTGGAGACGGACACGAAGATCTTCTGTGGCTGCTCGACCGACGTGGGCGACGACGAACCGAACACCCACACCTGTCCCGTCTGCCTGGGCCTGCCCGGCGCGCTCCCGGTCGTCAACGAGGGGGCGGTGGAGGCCGCCGTCAAGGTCGGCAAGGCCATCGACGCCACCATCCCCGAGGAGACGACCTTCCACCGGAAGAACTACTACTACCCCGACCTCCCCAAGAACTTCCAGATCACCCAGTACGACGCGCCGATCTGCGCCGACGGCGAACTGGAGTTCTCCGTGGAGGGCGAGCGCCGCTCGGTCGCCATCCGCCGCGCCCACCTCGAAGAGGACCCCGGCAGCCTCCAGCACAAGGGCGGTTCCATCGACACCGCCGACTACACGCTGGTCGACTACAACCGCGCGGGCACGCCGCTGATGGAGATCGTCACCGAACCGGACTTCCGCTCGCCCGACGAGGTGCGCGCGTTCCTCGCGAAGCTCACGGAGGTCCTCGAATACCTGGGCATCTTCGACGCCACTCGCGACGGCTCGCTGCGCGTCGACGCCAACCTCTCCATCGTCGAGGGCGCGGAGGTCGGCGACGACGGCGCAATCGACGAGGAGACCCTGGAGTCGGCCAACCGGACGGAGGTCAAGAACATCTCCAGCCACAAGGGCGCCGAGAAGGCGCTGGCCTACGAGGAGACCCGCCAGAGGAACGCCATCCAGCGCGGCCGCGCGGTCGAGCAGGAGACGCGCCACTGGGACGAGTCCAAGGGCGTCACCCTCTCGATGCGCTCGAAGGAGGAGGAGAAAGACTACCGGTACTTCCGCGAGGCCGACCTGCCGCCGCTCAAAGTGAGTGACTGGAAGGAGAAGCTCGCTATCCCGGAACTCCCCGATGCCCGACGCGAGCGCTTCCGCGCGGAGTACGGCCTCAACGAGGAGGCGGCCGACAAACTGACGAGCACGAAGGAGGTCGCGGACTTCTTCGAGGACGTGGCCGAGCAGTTCGACCCCGACCTGGCCGCGACGTGGGTCGCCGACGAACTCCTGGGCGAGCTCAACTACCGCGACATGGCGATTACGGACGTGTCCGACCGCTTCGACGAGATCGAACGGCTGGTCGAACTCGTCGCCGAAGACGAGATCACGACGAAGAACGCCCGCGAGACAGTGCTCCGCGGGATGCTCGACGACGGCGACTCCCCCGACGAGATCGTCGAGCGCGAGGACCTCGGGAAGACCAGCGGCGACGAGGTCCAGCAGGCCGTCGAGGCGGCCATCGAGGAGAACCCCGACGCCGTCGCCGACTACCGCGACGGCGACGACGGGGCGATCAACTTCCTCGTCGGGCAGGTCATGGGCAAGACCGGCGGGAGCGCGGACCCGGGCGACGTGAACCGGGCGCTCCGCGAGGAACTGGACGGGTAA